In a genomic window of Occallatibacter riparius:
- the menC gene encoding o-succinylbenzoate synthase — MRIDGIVLREIQLPLVRPFETSFGVTRHRRILLAEVRSEGLVGWGECTAGERPYFSAESTDTCWQVILSELGPMLAAAPDLEHGGDCPKLFNQVRGHQMAKATLENAIWDIEAQREALPLSTLLGGVREKIPCGVSLGIQKSILELMAIIEKELAAGYQRIKLKCKPGWDVDVFEKVRSRWPDILLSCDANSAYRLRDQEHISAFDQFDLLMIEQPLWHDDFFFHSSLQKHLKTAICLDESIRNRRDALAAIEMESCRIINIKLGRVGGFSEAIAVHNAAMERGVPVWCGGMLEAGIGRSHNIALASLENFSLPGDVSASARYWAEDIIEPEVTVTSKGEIEIPAIPGRGYEVRTDLIESLTVRKETIREVVMA, encoded by the coding sequence ATGCGAATCGACGGAATCGTTCTTCGAGAGATCCAGTTACCGCTGGTGCGCCCTTTTGAGACAAGCTTCGGCGTCACGCGCCATCGCCGCATCCTTTTAGCGGAAGTCCGATCGGAAGGCCTGGTCGGCTGGGGTGAGTGCACCGCTGGCGAGCGGCCTTACTTCTCCGCCGAGTCCACCGACACCTGCTGGCAGGTGATCCTAAGCGAACTCGGTCCCATGCTTGCCGCGGCGCCGGACCTCGAGCACGGAGGCGACTGCCCCAAGCTATTCAACCAGGTGCGCGGCCACCAAATGGCCAAGGCCACGCTTGAAAACGCTATCTGGGATATCGAAGCGCAGCGCGAAGCCCTGCCGCTCTCGACGTTGCTGGGTGGCGTGCGCGAGAAGATTCCCTGCGGCGTTTCGCTTGGCATTCAGAAGTCCATCCTCGAACTGATGGCCATCATCGAGAAGGAACTGGCCGCCGGCTATCAGCGGATCAAGCTCAAATGCAAACCGGGCTGGGACGTCGACGTATTCGAAAAGGTTCGCAGCCGCTGGCCCGATATTCTGCTGAGCTGCGACGCCAACTCCGCTTACCGCCTGCGCGACCAGGAACACATCAGCGCCTTTGACCAGTTCGATCTCCTCATGATCGAGCAGCCCCTCTGGCACGACGATTTCTTCTTCCACTCCTCCTTGCAGAAGCATCTCAAGACCGCTATCTGTCTCGACGAGTCCATCCGCAACCGGCGCGACGCGCTGGCCGCTATTGAGATGGAGTCCTGCCGCATCATCAACATCAAGCTGGGCCGCGTCGGCGGATTTTCTGAAGCCATCGCTGTGCACAACGCCGCCATGGAGCGCGGCGTTCCCGTCTGGTGCGGCGGCATGCTCGAGGCGGGCATTGGCCGCTCGCATAACATCGCACTGGCATCGCTTGAAAACTTCTCGCTGCCCGGCGATGTGTCGGCCTCGGCGCGCTACTGGGCCGAAGACATCATCGAGCCCGAAGTTACCGTCACCAGCAAGGGCGAAATCGAAATCCCCGCGATCCCCGGCCGCGGCTACGAGGTCCGCACCGACCTCATCGAAAGCCTCACCGTGCGCAAGGAGACAATCCGCGAAGTCGTGATGGCGTAA
- a CDS encoding DUF2076 domain-containing protein, translating to MTPQEQQLLMQLTQRINQTPLQEKDPDAQNLLGRELGANSDALYIMAQTVLVQNMALEQLKSQVEQLKQQAQQVQQPAHATSFLGRLFGDKDDAQPAPTQQYQQPQQYQPQQQGWQPVPNYQQAPPPPYAQPQYSQPQYVQPQYAQPQYGAVPGGQPSFLRGAMQTAAGVAAGALVFEGVESLLHPWGHGGGWGYGGGPGFGGGFGGPAFGGGYERPVEETVINNYYDQPGQPGAEHHVSDSGGNLNDQLDRDFGSEHHAHEPAQFADASQNTSQLDQGFDNSLDSDSVINDSSLDNVQIDDSGNSFDSGSFDDSSSFDDGGGFDNSGNDGF from the coding sequence GTGACTCCCCAGGAACAACAGCTCTTGATGCAACTCACCCAGCGAATCAACCAGACACCACTCCAGGAGAAGGATCCCGACGCGCAGAACCTGCTGGGACGCGAACTCGGCGCCAACTCCGATGCGCTCTACATCATGGCGCAGACCGTGCTGGTGCAGAACATGGCGCTCGAACAGCTCAAGTCGCAAGTGGAGCAACTGAAGCAGCAGGCCCAGCAGGTACAGCAGCCCGCGCACGCCACCAGCTTTCTCGGCCGCCTCTTCGGCGACAAGGATGACGCGCAGCCCGCGCCAACGCAGCAATATCAGCAGCCGCAGCAATACCAGCCGCAGCAACAGGGCTGGCAGCCTGTGCCCAACTACCAGCAAGCTCCTCCGCCGCCATACGCGCAGCCGCAATATTCGCAGCCACAGTATGTCCAGCCCCAATACGCGCAGCCGCAATACGGAGCAGTCCCAGGAGGCCAGCCCAGCTTCCTGCGCGGCGCAATGCAAACCGCCGCGGGAGTCGCCGCCGGCGCGCTCGTCTTTGAAGGCGTCGAATCTCTGTTACATCCCTGGGGCCACGGCGGCGGCTGGGGATACGGCGGAGGCCCTGGCTTTGGTGGAGGCTTTGGCGGCCCTGCTTTTGGAGGCGGCTACGAGCGCCCTGTCGAAGAGACCGTCATCAACAACTACTACGATCAGCCCGGCCAGCCCGGCGCCGAACACCACGTGTCCGACAGCGGCGGCAATCTCAATGATCAGCTCGATCGCGACTTCGGCAGCGAACACCATGCCCACGAGCCCGCGCAATTCGCCGACGCCAGCCAGAACACCAGCCAGCTCGATCAGGGTTTCGACAACAGCCTCGATAGCGATTCCGTCATCAACGACAGCAGCCTCGATAACGTGCAGATCGACGACTCCGGCAATAGCTTCGATTCCGGCAGCTTTGATGACAGCAGCAGCTTCGACGACGGCGGCGGCTTCGACAACAGCGGCAACGACGGATTCTAA
- a CDS encoding lipase family protein encodes MAYAPPYSGFIEDLGGTSYGLVHLAMATIAYTCQDYPLSIAANMASAVAAMPAITQSQLPSTGYWNLDWGPALCTNAGGLFNDNLIAILSYREGSSSGTPLFFAVICRGTDAGGGLAQVTEDLDAFSLQPWANVLSGAYSYGGSTNGWTLQNPASLAVPSSATGNVAQGSADALIAVSNLVQYSEINSQTPTYLAGELLSLLNSYPGTPVIVTGHSLGGALTQVVAAYLNWQLSGLSTASPVIAHAFAPPTVGDADFVTYYNGIFGSSSQFWVNQDDLVPCAFSEPALDNAGNLWGKYQWPSGFLNYGPTVFGTGNAAKHEEHLVEQQELVKEIAKYVPAYARPENVQLMPLTSTMTLPSQQEMQTFLTNEGANPANWNTWGSVLMYQHLTPTYYGLVKAVSGVLSYPEVTAQQTP; translated from the coding sequence ATGGCGTACGCGCCACCTTACAGCGGCTTTATCGAAGACCTTGGCGGGACCAGCTACGGGCTGGTACATCTGGCCATGGCTACCATTGCTTACACCTGCCAGGACTATCCGCTCAGCATTGCGGCCAATATGGCGAGCGCGGTTGCGGCGATGCCGGCGATCACGCAGTCGCAGTTGCCTTCAACGGGGTATTGGAATCTGGATTGGGGCCCGGCGCTGTGCACGAACGCCGGCGGACTTTTCAACGACAATCTCATCGCCATTCTTTCCTACCGGGAGGGGTCGAGCTCCGGGACGCCTCTCTTCTTTGCCGTGATTTGCCGCGGCACCGATGCCGGTGGCGGGCTGGCGCAGGTGACCGAAGATCTGGATGCTTTCAGCCTGCAGCCGTGGGCGAACGTTCTCAGCGGTGCTTACAGCTATGGCGGGAGCACGAACGGCTGGACGCTTCAGAATCCCGCTTCGCTTGCGGTGCCGTCGTCGGCGACCGGCAATGTTGCCCAAGGCAGCGCCGACGCACTGATCGCAGTGAGCAACCTGGTGCAGTACAGTGAAATAAATAGCCAGACGCCGACGTATCTTGCGGGCGAGCTTCTGAGCCTGCTCAACAGCTATCCGGGGACGCCGGTGATTGTGACCGGGCATAGCCTGGGCGGCGCGCTGACGCAGGTTGTGGCAGCTTATCTCAACTGGCAGCTGAGCGGGCTGTCGACGGCTTCGCCTGTGATTGCGCACGCGTTTGCGCCGCCGACGGTGGGCGACGCGGATTTTGTCACGTACTACAACGGGATTTTCGGCAGCAGCAGCCAGTTCTGGGTGAATCAGGATGACCTGGTGCCCTGCGCGTTTTCAGAACCTGCGCTGGATAACGCCGGGAACCTGTGGGGCAAGTATCAGTGGCCGTCAGGCTTCCTGAACTATGGGCCGACCGTCTTTGGAACCGGAAACGCGGCTAAGCATGAAGAGCACCTGGTGGAGCAGCAGGAATTGGTGAAGGAAATCGCCAAGTACGTGCCCGCTTACGCGCGGCCGGAAAATGTGCAGTTGATGCCGCTTACTTCAACCATGACGTTGCCGAGCCAGCAGGAGATGCAGACGTTCCTGACCAACGAGGGTGCGAACCCGGCGAACTGGAACACGTGGGGATCGGTGCTGATGTATCAGCATCTGACGCCGACCTACTATGGGCTGGTTAAGGCGGTTAGCGGAGTGTTGTCGTATCCGGAAGTGACGGCGCAGCAGACGCCTTAG
- a CDS encoding YebC/PmpR family DNA-binding transcriptional regulator → MSGHSKWATIKHKKGALDAKRGKIFTRLIKEISIAAKHGGGDPDGNPRLRTAILAAKAENMPGDNIKKAIQRGTGELEGVNYEEITFEGYGPGGVAVIVETLTDNRNRTVSEIRHTFSKIGGNLGSTGSVMHMFSKKGVIAIAKTAASEDDLMNIVLEAGGEDLNDEGDNWEITTDPASYESVLNAVKAANIPVENSEVTMVASTYTQLDDVAAKQMMRLLEALEDHDDTQNVYSNFDMTAEQMELAG, encoded by the coding sequence ATGTCCGGCCATTCGAAATGGGCCACAATCAAGCACAAGAAGGGCGCGCTCGATGCCAAGCGCGGCAAGATATTCACCCGCCTGATCAAGGAAATCAGCATTGCCGCCAAGCACGGCGGCGGCGACCCCGACGGCAATCCGCGCCTGCGTACCGCCATCCTCGCTGCCAAAGCCGAGAACATGCCGGGCGACAACATCAAGAAGGCCATCCAGCGCGGCACCGGCGAGCTTGAGGGCGTCAACTACGAAGAAATCACCTTCGAGGGCTACGGCCCCGGCGGCGTCGCTGTCATCGTGGAAACCCTCACCGATAATCGCAACCGCACCGTCAGCGAAATCCGCCACACCTTCTCGAAGATCGGCGGCAATCTCGGATCCACCGGCTCCGTCATGCACATGTTCTCTAAGAAGGGCGTCATCGCCATCGCAAAGACAGCGGCCAGCGAAGATGATCTTATGAACATCGTCCTCGAGGCCGGCGGCGAAGACCTCAATGACGAAGGCGATAACTGGGAGATCACCACTGACCCCGCCAGCTACGAGAGCGTGCTCAACGCCGTCAAGGCCGCGAACATTCCCGTCGAAAACAGCGAAGTCACCATGGTCGCCTCCACTTACACGCAGCTCGACGACGTCGCCGCCAAGCAGATGATGCGGCTCCTCGAAGCGCTTGAAGACCACGACGACACTCAGAACGTTTACTCGAACTTCGACATGACCGCCGAGCAAATGGAGCTCGCCGGCTGA
- a CDS encoding acyloxyacyl hydrolase encodes MGYRKVLPALVLFSAMLGVQAQSDSSHVATNSRNFAPLAALPDDSPAPHSRGARAFHWGPFVNYGNGISERSDFRFLSAGVEAGKALTPVLHAGPLSGQFELAGNIMPVWSSFTPAPHTETKTCVDQNGQTYSCQLPVGGGNYFGFSVTPVIFRWKFATPWKVVQPWFQGQGGVVYTTHKFPPDVLVVPGMSGGTSVWNFTSGAGLGTHIFVSPKRSVDVHVNAIHLSSASLGDRNPGVNAQIQVQLGYTFWR; translated from the coding sequence ATGGGATATCGGAAGGTCTTGCCTGCCCTGGTGCTCTTCTCTGCAATGCTCGGCGTTCAGGCCCAAAGCGATTCCAGCCATGTCGCCACGAACAGCCGGAATTTCGCACCTCTCGCCGCGCTGCCCGACGATAGTCCGGCTCCCCACAGCCGCGGTGCCCGCGCCTTCCACTGGGGGCCCTTCGTCAATTACGGCAACGGCATCAGTGAGCGCTCCGACTTCCGCTTCCTCTCCGCCGGTGTCGAAGCCGGCAAGGCGCTCACTCCCGTCCTCCACGCCGGACCCCTCAGCGGCCAGTTCGAGCTCGCCGGAAACATCATGCCCGTGTGGTCCTCCTTCACCCCCGCGCCGCACACCGAGACCAAGACCTGCGTCGACCAGAATGGCCAAACCTACAGTTGCCAGCTCCCCGTTGGTGGCGGCAACTACTTCGGCTTCTCCGTCACCCCCGTCATCTTCCGCTGGAAATTCGCCACCCCCTGGAAAGTCGTCCAGCCCTGGTTCCAGGGCCAGGGCGGAGTGGTGTACACCACCCACAAGTTCCCGCCTGACGTCCTCGTCGTCCCCGGCATGTCCGGCGGCACCTCCGTCTGGAACTTCACCTCCGGCGCTGGCCTCGGCACCCACATCTTCGTCAGCCCCAAGCGCTCGGTAGACGTCCATGTAAACGCGATCCACCTCTCCTCGGCATCTCTGGGCGATCGCAACCCGGGCGTGAACGCGCAAATTCAGGTGCAACTGGGATACACGTTCTGGAGATGA
- the ftcD gene encoding glutamate formimidoyltransferase gives MTPHTQSAGPQVVECVPNFSEGADPERVKAIIAAMRVDGVHLLDWSMNEDHNRCIVTIAGEPNAVVDAAVRGAGKAAELIDLTVQQGQHPRIGAADVIPFVPVSGIRLEQCALLARQAGLEIWRRYGIPIYFYEAAAARPDRASVEDIRRDQFEGLRDIVRKDASRRPDIGGPGLHPTAGACAVGARKFLVTYNISFDSSDVALARAIAKEIRASGAGKSLKAIGALRHGRAQLTMNISDYERTPISEIFAKVSKLAAKHKTAMVGGEVVGLIPEAACERESEWMRHLIEFDPAARILERRLENPLVWPDKAPST, from the coding sequence ATGACCCCCCACACCCAATCCGCCGGCCCTCAGGTGGTCGAGTGCGTCCCCAATTTCAGTGAGGGCGCCGACCCCGAGCGCGTCAAAGCCATCATCGCCGCCATGCGTGTCGATGGCGTCCATCTCCTCGACTGGTCCATGAATGAGGATCACAATCGCTGCATCGTCACCATCGCCGGCGAGCCCAACGCCGTCGTTGATGCCGCCGTGCGCGGCGCCGGCAAGGCGGCCGAGCTCATCGATCTCACCGTCCAGCAGGGTCAGCACCCTCGCATCGGCGCGGCTGACGTCATCCCCTTCGTCCCTGTCTCGGGAATCCGCCTCGAGCAATGCGCCCTCCTCGCCCGCCAGGCTGGGCTCGAAATCTGGCGTCGCTACGGCATCCCCATTTACTTCTACGAGGCTGCCGCCGCTCGCCCAGACCGCGCCAGCGTCGAAGACATCCGCCGCGATCAGTTCGAAGGCCTCCGCGATATCGTGCGCAAAGACGCCTCCCGCCGCCCCGACATAGGCGGTCCCGGCCTCCACCCCACCGCGGGAGCCTGCGCCGTCGGAGCCCGCAAGTTCCTCGTCACTTACAACATCTCCTTCGACTCCAGCGACGTCGCCCTGGCCCGCGCCATCGCCAAGGAGATCCGCGCCTCCGGAGCCGGCAAGAGCCTCAAGGCCATCGGCGCACTTCGTCACGGCCGCGCTCAGCTCACCATGAACATCTCCGACTACGAGCGCACCCCCATCTCCGAGATCTTCGCCAAGGTCTCCAAGCTCGCCGCCAAGCACAAAACCGCCATGGTCGGTGGCGAGGTCGTCGGCCTCATCCCCGAAGCCGCCTGCGAGCGCGAAAGCGAGTGGATGCGTCACTTGATTGAGTTTGATCCCGCGGCACGCATACTCGAGCGCCGCCTGGAGAACCCGCTCGTCTGGCCGGATAAAGCACCCTCGACCTGA
- a CDS encoding arylesterase, which produces MDVFRRVLVSFLVLIVAFPARAAERPVLVCFGDSITAGYGLQPNEAYPAALQRKLDAAGYHYKVVNEGTSGATTKDAVASVPAVLRLKPQVVIVEFGGNDGLRGLPLDVTRKNLDAVLTQLEAAHVKVLLAGITLPPNYGADYIRTFEGIFKELAAKHHTAFVPMLYKDVIKQQGTIQADGIHPTAKGSEILAGTLMPIVRVLLKRGK; this is translated from the coding sequence GTGGACGTATTTCGGCGTGTTCTCGTTTCATTCCTGGTTCTGATTGTGGCATTTCCGGCAAGGGCGGCCGAGCGGCCGGTGCTGGTGTGCTTTGGCGACAGCATCACAGCAGGCTATGGGTTGCAGCCGAATGAGGCTTATCCGGCGGCCTTGCAGCGCAAGCTGGATGCGGCGGGGTACCACTACAAGGTGGTGAACGAAGGGACTAGCGGGGCGACGACCAAGGATGCGGTGGCGAGCGTTCCCGCGGTGCTGAGGCTGAAGCCGCAGGTGGTGATTGTGGAGTTCGGCGGGAACGACGGGCTGCGCGGGCTGCCGCTGGATGTGACGCGGAAGAATCTGGATGCGGTGCTGACGCAGCTCGAAGCCGCGCATGTGAAGGTGCTGCTGGCGGGGATTACGCTGCCGCCGAATTACGGCGCGGACTACATACGCACGTTCGAGGGGATTTTCAAAGAGCTGGCGGCGAAGCATCACACGGCGTTTGTGCCGATGCTTTACAAGGATGTGATCAAGCAGCAGGGGACGATCCAGGCGGATGGGATTCATCCTACGGCGAAGGGGTCGGAGATTTTGGCGGGTACGTTGATGCCGATCGTGAGGGTGTTGCTGAAGCGCGGGAAATAG
- a CDS encoding ABC transporter ATP-binding protein codes for MIEVRDAKKWIQNGSRRVDILKGISLTIPAGQFVAIVGASGSGKSTLLGLLAGLDSPSSGEIWLDGVPIHNLAEAQLASVRGRKIGFVFQSYQLIQTLTALENVLLPHELNAEGGGLPKARELLTSVGLAERMDHYPIQLSGGEQQRVAIARAFVVEPPIIMADEPTGNLDTSNGRMILDLLLEHNKRAGTTLVLVTHDPGVAASADRQIHLRDGLIVEDTLPFASDPAAEQVHHG; via the coding sequence TTGATCGAAGTCCGCGATGCAAAGAAATGGATCCAGAACGGCTCCCGCCGTGTCGACATCCTCAAAGGAATTTCCCTCACCATCCCCGCCGGCCAGTTCGTAGCCATCGTCGGCGCCAGCGGCAGCGGCAAGAGCACCCTCCTCGGCCTGCTCGCCGGACTCGACTCCCCCAGCTCCGGCGAAATCTGGCTCGACGGCGTGCCCATCCACAACCTCGCCGAAGCCCAGCTCGCCTCCGTCCGCGGCCGCAAAATCGGATTCGTCTTCCAGTCCTACCAGCTCATCCAGACCCTTACCGCCCTCGAAAATGTCCTGCTCCCCCACGAGCTCAACGCCGAGGGCGGCGGCCTTCCCAAGGCTCGCGAGCTGCTCACCTCAGTCGGCCTCGCCGAGCGCATGGACCACTACCCCATCCAGCTCTCCGGCGGCGAGCAGCAGCGCGTCGCCATCGCCCGCGCCTTCGTCGTCGAGCCCCCCATCATCATGGCCGACGAGCCCACCGGCAACCTCGACACCTCCAACGGCCGCATGATCCTCGACCTCCTCCTCGAGCACAACAAGCGCGCCGGAACCACCCTCGTCCTCGTCACCCACGATCCCGGAGTCGCCGCCTCCGCCGACCGCCAGATCCACCTCCGTGACGGCCTCATCGTCGAAGACACTCTCCCCTTCGCATCCGATCCGGCCGCCGAGCAGGTCCACCATGGCTAG
- a CDS encoding ABC transporter permease, with protein MASPAIPTAPKRALTWRRATAIALRDLKSAPGKFGFVVLSVAIGVAALVGVRGFAESFRRTLGFEARSLMAGDLSARIFGLPTPAENTRIQAVEKGLPGTRSTWVTETLSMASVAPDPVPLLVTLKAVDPTAYPFYGEAKLQPSMTLQQALAGDSAVVADEFLVRLNAHVGQSLRLGDKTYRIAAVLQQEPDRISAGAGMGPRVMISRASLDASGLIAPGSRASARLLLKLPDPLPKGVTPLSVRHDLEAAMPDAQVMDYREGNPAITDGLDRATAILSLICLVAMVLGAIGVAMAMHAHLEQRMDMLAILKAIGAGSADLLRIFLIQTLGLGLAGGLLGVAAGIGVMKLLPAVFGKLLPVHTVLEVPWHSIAAGLGTGLLTTLLFCLPPLLDVRAVRPVLVLRRLVEQGPEGIGGWVAKLRARWLQLAIALVVLAALVGIAWALSDSATVGFWFAAGLTGALAVLLVLAFLLLRFLRWILNRVRLHLPSSLRHGLANLYRPGNQSAAVLASLGTGVMLILSVYLMQSSLLREIKETASPKLPNMFLIDITSDEAPGLRDFLAHQHGVTEPVDLMPIVRGEFVSIHGKPLDQFKGQHVPLRSLQNSELTWSDKLPEGLKVLKGAWFTGPDVQQIAVADWIADRLHLAIGSSMELDTAANGRHKLTVSTIYKGDGQHTSSRESFVLPSGALKGEVATWYGGVHAQAAQIPAIERALFQAYPTVTVINIADILTRIETVVDQITFVIHFLAGFSIFAGLTILASSIASTRFRRMREAVVLKTLGATRMRIVRTFSVEFSVLGLLAGMVGVVFANLLTRVLLHRMQVGYHINWPGAAVALIGTAILATGTGWIASYRILGLRPLEVLREE; from the coding sequence ATGGCTAGCCCAGCCATCCCGACAGCCCCGAAACGCGCCCTGACTTGGAGGCGCGCCACAGCCATCGCCCTCCGCGACCTCAAGTCCGCCCCCGGCAAATTCGGATTCGTCGTCCTCTCCGTCGCTATTGGTGTCGCCGCCCTCGTCGGAGTCCGCGGATTCGCCGAGAGCTTCCGCCGCACCCTCGGCTTTGAAGCCCGCTCCCTGATGGCCGGCGACCTCAGCGCCCGCATCTTCGGCCTCCCCACCCCAGCCGAAAACACTAGGATCCAGGCCGTAGAAAAAGGCCTTCCCGGCACCCGCTCCACTTGGGTCACTGAGACCCTCTCCATGGCTTCGGTTGCCCCCGACCCTGTCCCGCTGCTCGTTACTTTGAAAGCTGTCGATCCAACAGCTTACCCGTTCTATGGTGAAGCAAAACTTCAACCTTCCATGACCCTCCAGCAGGCCCTCGCCGGAGACTCCGCCGTCGTCGCCGACGAGTTCCTCGTCCGCCTCAACGCCCACGTCGGCCAGAGCCTCCGCCTCGGCGACAAAACCTACCGCATCGCCGCCGTCCTCCAGCAGGAGCCCGACCGCATCAGTGCCGGAGCGGGCATGGGCCCCCGCGTCATGATCTCCCGCGCCAGCCTCGACGCCTCCGGACTCATCGCCCCCGGCAGCCGCGCCTCCGCCCGCCTGCTCCTCAAGCTCCCTGACCCCCTCCCCAAGGGCGTCACCCCCCTCAGCGTCCGCCACGACCTTGAAGCCGCCATGCCCGACGCCCAGGTCATGGACTACCGCGAGGGCAATCCAGCCATCACTGACGGCCTCGACCGCGCTACCGCCATCCTCTCCCTCATCTGTCTCGTCGCCATGGTCCTCGGAGCCATCGGCGTCGCCATGGCGATGCACGCCCACCTTGAGCAGCGTATGGACATGCTCGCCATCCTCAAAGCCATTGGCGCGGGCTCGGCCGACCTCCTCCGCATATTCCTCATCCAGACCCTCGGCCTCGGCCTCGCCGGAGGCCTCCTCGGAGTCGCTGCCGGAATCGGCGTCATGAAGCTCCTTCCCGCTGTCTTCGGAAAACTCCTGCCGGTCCATACCGTCCTTGAAGTCCCGTGGCACAGCATCGCCGCCGGTCTCGGCACCGGCCTCCTCACCACGCTCCTCTTCTGCCTGCCGCCCCTGCTCGATGTCCGCGCCGTCCGCCCCGTCCTCGTCCTACGCCGTTTAGTCGAGCAAGGCCCCGAAGGCATCGGCGGATGGGTCGCGAAACTCCGCGCCCGCTGGCTCCAGCTCGCCATCGCGCTCGTCGTGCTCGCCGCTCTCGTCGGAATCGCCTGGGCCCTATCTGACTCCGCCACTGTCGGCTTCTGGTTCGCCGCCGGTCTCACCGGCGCCCTCGCCGTCCTCCTCGTTCTCGCCTTCCTCCTCCTCCGGTTCCTCCGCTGGATCCTCAACCGCGTCCGCCTTCACCTGCCGTCCTCCCTCCGCCACGGACTCGCCAACCTCTACCGCCCCGGCAACCAGTCCGCCGCGGTCCTGGCCTCCCTCGGCACCGGCGTCATGCTCATCCTCTCCGTCTATCTCATGCAGTCGTCGCTGCTCCGCGAGATCAAGGAGACCGCCTCGCCCAAGCTCCCCAACATGTTCCTCATCGACATCACCAGCGACGAGGCCCCCGGACTCCGCGACTTCCTCGCCCACCAGCACGGCGTCACTGAACCGGTCGACCTCATGCCCATCGTCCGCGGCGAATTCGTCTCCATCCACGGCAAGCCACTCGACCAGTTCAAGGGCCAGCACGTCCCCCTCCGCTCCCTTCAGAACTCCGAACTCACCTGGTCCGACAAGCTTCCCGAAGGTCTCAAAGTGCTCAAAGGCGCATGGTTCACTGGCCCCGACGTCCAGCAGATCGCCGTAGCCGACTGGATCGCCGACCGCCTCCACCTCGCCATCGGCTCCAGCATGGAACTCGACACCGCCGCCAACGGCCGGCACAAGCTCACCGTGTCCACCATTTACAAAGGCGACGGTCAGCACACCTCCAGCCGCGAATCCTTTGTCCTGCCCTCCGGAGCCCTCAAAGGTGAAGTCGCCACCTGGTACGGCGGCGTCCACGCCCAGGCCGCCCAGATTCCCGCCATTGAGCGCGCCCTCTTCCAGGCCTATCCCACCGTTACCGTCATCAATATTGCTGACATCCTCACCCGCATTGAGACCGTCGTCGACCAGATCACCTTCGTCATCCACTTCCTCGCCGGCTTCTCCATCTTTGCGGGACTCACCATCCTTGCCTCCTCGATCGCCAGCACGCGCTTCCGCCGTATGCGCGAGGCAGTCGTGCTCAAAACCCTCGGCGCAACTCGCATGCGCATCGTCCGCACCTTCAGCGTGGAGTTCAGTGTCCTCGGCCTGCTCGCCGGCATGGTGGGAGTCGTCTTCGCCAATCTGCTCACCCGCGTCCTGCTCCACCGCATGCAGGTCGGCTATCACATCAACTGGCCTGGCGCCGCCGTCGCCCTCATAGGCACCGCCATCCTCGCCACCGGCACCGGCTGGATCGCCAGCTACCGCATCCTCGGCCTCCGTCCCCTCGAAGTCCTCCGCGAAGAATAG
- a CDS encoding response regulator: protein MAEMSLPKRILIVDDEKNIADTLAMVFKIKGHESMAVYSAETAVETIEVFEPDVVLSDVMMGKMTGVDLAIYLSKARPDCKVLLFSGQAATADLLREASRKGHEFRLLAKPIHPQKLLDDIGSL, encoded by the coding sequence ATGGCTGAGATGAGTCTTCCAAAGCGCATTCTCATCGTCGATGACGAAAAGAACATTGCCGACACGCTCGCCATGGTCTTCAAGATCAAGGGTCATGAATCCATGGCGGTCTACAGTGCTGAAACCGCCGTCGAAACCATCGAGGTCTTTGAGCCCGACGTGGTCCTGAGCGACGTCATGATGGGGAAAATGACCGGCGTCGACCTTGCCATCTACCTCTCCAAGGCTCGCCCCGACTGCAAGGTCCTTCTGTTCTCCGGCCAGGCAGCCACCGCCGACCTGCTCCGCGAAGCCAGCCGCAAAGGACACGAGTTCCGCCTCCTCGCCAAGCCCATCCATCCCCAAAAGCTCCTCGACGACATCGGCAGCCTGTAA